One part of the Spiribacter salinus M19-40 genome encodes these proteins:
- a CDS encoding efflux RND transporter periplasmic adaptor subunit: MKIFVRFLVALLLLGAIFGGIFGYKFLVQFQPPEGAGEPRPANITAAEVETLEWRGQRSAVGGLTAVDRVNVSTEAAGTIDVIRFDSGDAVSEGDVLIELDKSVDNAELAGLETEAELARIEFERAEDLLPRRAISQSEFDVARARLDSAEAAVQTQQARIRQKTIEAPFDGLLGLREVSVGQFLSPGSSIVELRQLDPIYADFTLPERFLSDVEEGQRIRISTGAYGDETFEGEITAIESGVSPETRSVPIRATLENPEGRLRPGMFARVTILEPMTRKVATIPSTAVSFNTYGDFAIRINETDEGLTTERVQIETGETRDGRVEVTQGLEPGDRVVGAGLVKVRPGQPVTIDETMTLDPDEVSGR; the protein is encoded by the coding sequence ATGAAAATCTTCGTTCGCTTTCTCGTCGCGCTACTGCTGCTGGGCGCGATCTTTGGGGGCATTTTCGGTTACAAGTTCCTCGTGCAATTCCAGCCACCGGAAGGCGCGGGCGAACCTCGCCCGGCCAACATCACCGCGGCTGAGGTCGAGACCCTCGAGTGGCGCGGCCAGCGCAGCGCCGTTGGGGGATTGACGGCGGTTGACCGGGTGAACGTGAGCACCGAGGCCGCAGGCACCATTGATGTCATCCGCTTCGACTCCGGCGATGCCGTGAGCGAAGGCGATGTCCTCATCGAGCTCGACAAGTCGGTCGATAACGCCGAGCTCGCCGGTCTGGAGACCGAGGCCGAGCTCGCACGCATCGAGTTCGAGCGCGCCGAGGACCTACTCCCGCGCCGGGCCATCTCCCAGTCCGAATTCGATGTGGCCCGCGCCCGGCTGGACAGCGCCGAAGCCGCCGTTCAGACCCAGCAGGCCCGGATTCGCCAGAAAACCATCGAAGCGCCGTTTGACGGGCTGCTCGGTCTGCGTGAGGTCAGCGTTGGCCAGTTCCTCTCGCCCGGCTCCAGCATCGTCGAGCTGCGCCAGCTCGACCCGATCTATGCCGATTTCACCTTGCCGGAGCGCTTTTTGTCGGATGTGGAAGAAGGCCAGCGCATCCGCATCAGCACCGGTGCTTACGGCGACGAGACGTTTGAGGGGGAGATCACCGCGATCGAAAGTGGGGTGAGCCCCGAGACCCGCTCGGTGCCCATCCGCGCCACGCTGGAGAACCCCGAGGGCCGCCTGCGCCCCGGCATGTTCGCCCGCGTGACCATCCTCGAGCCCATGACCCGGAAGGTCGCGACCATTCCGAGCACGGCGGTGAGCTTTAACACCTACGGCGATTTCGCCATCCGCATTAATGAGACCGACGAGGGCCTGACCACCGAACGGGTTCAGATCGAGACCGGCGAGACACGCGATGGCCGGGTCGAGGTGACCCAGGGGCTTGAGCCCGGTGATCGCGTGGTCGGCGCTGGCCTGGTCAAGGTGCGCCCGGGTCAGCCCGTGACCATCGATGAGACCATGACGCTTGACCCGGATGAGGTCTCCGGGCGATGA
- a CDS encoding efflux RND transporter permease subunit: MKFTDIFINRPVLATVVSLLILLAGVRSLDLLEVRQYPSTENTVVTVSTAFPGADSELVQGFITQPLQQAIAEAEGIDYITSESRQGESSIEVNMELNYDANAAVSEIQAKVASQRNVLPEDAQDPVIESSTGDQTALMYMAIYSEEVPVPEITDFVNRVVQPQVQALPGVAKARVFGRSPAMRIWLDPERMASLNVTAAEVQDVLRANNYQAGIGSTKGPYTQINLSVTTDVGDPDDFKRLVVREENGTIVRLDDIAVTDFASETYASAAWYKGDPSVFIAVEQAPGANPLDVAGAVKNELPALRSQLPEGIGLALPYDASQFIEDSINEVFKTIAEAVLIVLVVIFLTIGSVRAAIVPSLAVPLSLVGAATLMLALGYSLNLLTLLSLVLAIGLVVDDAIIVVENIHRHIEDGMSRVDAALTGARELAVPIIAMTTTLLAVYAPIGFMGGLVGTLFTEFAFTLAGAVLISGIVALTFSPMIASKVLKPAGNAGRFESFVERLFNGLAAGYKRSLHGLLETKSVPIFFGIIVLASNYFMFTMSENELAPTEDQSILLFQGSAPRTATFDYLAAFAEQYQDEAESIPEYNRTFMLLGGLSPDTVFGGFNMVPPSERERSQNEVQEELSAKFSANPGLDTAVFPRPSLPGSGGGLPVQFVMTTSESYESLDAMANEMIGQAMQSGNFIFLQKSVEYDRPMVTLNVDRDRAADLGISMADLGSSLSGMLGGGYVNRFNLDGRSYKVIPQVDRPFRLDADMLEDYYIETPAGERVPISSVVTMTESVEPGSRNQHQQLNSLTLEGVMTPGTPLGDALEYLETTAEDTLPSTYNVDYTGQSRQFAGQGSALVLTFFLSILVIYLVLAAQFESWRDPAIILVSVPLSIAGALAFITLGFATVNIYTQVGLITLIGVVAKNGILIVEFANNLQINQGLNKRDAVEEASAIRLRPIIMTSLALIMAMVPLLIATGPGAVSRFHIGLTIATGLGIGTIFTLFVLPAFYLLLARDHNASTPAGANA, from the coding sequence ATGAAATTCACCGATATCTTCATCAACCGGCCGGTCCTTGCCACGGTCGTCAGCCTGCTGATCCTGCTCGCCGGCGTGCGCTCGCTGGATCTGCTGGAGGTGCGCCAGTACCCCTCCACCGAGAACACCGTGGTCACCGTTAGCACCGCCTTCCCCGGCGCGGACAGCGAGCTGGTGCAGGGCTTTATTACCCAGCCCCTGCAGCAGGCGATTGCTGAGGCCGAAGGCATTGACTACATCACCTCCGAGAGCCGCCAGGGCGAGTCCTCCATTGAAGTGAACATGGAGCTCAATTACGACGCCAACGCGGCCGTCTCGGAGATTCAGGCGAAGGTGGCCAGTCAGCGCAACGTCCTGCCCGAAGACGCGCAGGACCCGGTGATTGAATCAAGCACCGGGGATCAAACCGCGCTGATGTACATGGCGATCTACAGCGAGGAGGTGCCCGTCCCGGAGATCACCGACTTCGTCAACCGCGTGGTCCAGCCTCAGGTCCAGGCCCTGCCCGGTGTCGCCAAGGCCCGGGTCTTCGGCCGCTCGCCTGCCATGCGCATCTGGCTTGATCCCGAGCGGATGGCCTCGCTGAACGTCACCGCCGCCGAGGTCCAGGACGTGCTGCGGGCGAACAACTACCAGGCGGGCATCGGCAGCACCAAGGGCCCGTATACCCAGATCAACCTGTCTGTCACCACGGATGTTGGCGACCCCGATGACTTCAAACGCCTGGTCGTGCGCGAGGAAAACGGCACCATCGTGCGACTGGATGACATTGCAGTCACCGATTTTGCATCGGAGACCTACGCCTCAGCCGCCTGGTACAAGGGCGATCCATCGGTGTTCATTGCCGTTGAGCAGGCGCCCGGCGCCAACCCGCTGGACGTGGCCGGCGCGGTGAAAAACGAGCTACCGGCGCTGCGCAGCCAGCTCCCCGAGGGCATCGGCCTGGCCCTGCCCTACGACGCCAGTCAGTTCATCGAGGATTCGATCAACGAGGTGTTCAAGACCATCGCCGAGGCGGTCTTGATCGTGCTCGTGGTCATCTTCCTGACCATCGGCTCGGTGCGTGCGGCCATCGTCCCCTCGCTCGCCGTGCCGCTGTCGCTGGTGGGTGCGGCCACGCTGATGCTCGCACTCGGCTACTCGTTGAACCTGCTCACGCTGCTCTCGCTGGTGCTGGCCATCGGCCTGGTGGTGGATGACGCCATCATCGTGGTGGAGAACATCCACCGACATATCGAAGACGGGATGTCGCGGGTGGATGCGGCACTCACCGGTGCGCGGGAACTGGCCGTGCCCATTATCGCGATGACCACGACCCTGCTCGCGGTCTATGCCCCCATCGGCTTTATGGGTGGGCTTGTCGGCACGCTGTTCACGGAGTTCGCCTTCACCCTGGCCGGCGCGGTGCTGATCTCCGGCATTGTAGCACTCACATTCTCGCCCATGATCGCCTCCAAGGTCCTCAAGCCCGCCGGCAACGCGGGCCGGTTCGAGTCGTTTGTCGAGCGACTGTTCAACGGCCTGGCGGCGGGTTACAAACGCAGCCTCCATGGCCTGCTCGAGACCAAGAGCGTGCCGATCTTCTTTGGCATTATCGTGCTCGCCTCGAACTACTTCATGTTCACCATGAGCGAGAACGAGCTTGCGCCCACCGAAGACCAGAGCATTCTGCTGTTCCAGGGCTCGGCGCCGCGCACCGCCACGTTCGACTATCTGGCGGCGTTTGCCGAGCAGTATCAGGACGAGGCCGAATCCATTCCGGAGTACAACCGCACGTTCATGCTGCTGGGTGGGCTCTCACCGGATACCGTGTTTGGCGGCTTCAACATGGTGCCGCCAAGCGAGCGGGAGCGAAGTCAGAATGAGGTCCAGGAGGAACTCAGCGCGAAGTTCAGCGCCAACCCGGGCCTGGATACCGCGGTGTTCCCGCGGCCCAGTCTGCCAGGCTCCGGCGGTGGACTGCCCGTGCAATTCGTCATGACCACCTCCGAGTCCTACGAGTCGCTGGACGCGATGGCCAACGAAATGATCGGCCAGGCGATGCAGAGCGGGAATTTCATCTTTTTGCAGAAATCGGTGGAATACGACCGGCCCATGGTCACCCTCAACGTCGACCGCGACCGCGCAGCGGATCTGGGCATCAGCATGGCCGATCTTGGCAGCTCGCTATCCGGCATGCTCGGCGGCGGTTACGTGAACCGCTTCAACCTGGATGGCCGCAGCTACAAGGTCATCCCCCAGGTCGACCGCCCCTTCCGGCTGGACGCCGACATGCTCGAGGACTACTACATCGAGACGCCGGCGGGCGAGCGGGTGCCCATCTCCAGCGTGGTCACGATGACCGAATCGGTGGAGCCAGGCTCACGGAACCAGCATCAGCAGCTCAACTCGCTGACACTCGAAGGCGTGATGACCCCCGGTACACCGCTTGGCGATGCGCTCGAGTACCTGGAGACGACCGCCGAGGACACGCTGCCATCCACCTATAACGTGGACTACACCGGGCAGTCGCGGCAGTTCGCCGGTCAGGGGAGTGCGCTGGTGCTCACCTTCTTCCTGTCGATCCTGGTGATCTACCTGGTGCTCGCCGCGCAGTTCGAGAGCTGGCGTGACCCGGCGATCATCCTAGTGTCGGTGCCGCTTAGCATTGCCGGCGCGCTGGCGTTCATTACGCTCGGCTTTGCCACGGTCAACATCTACACCCAGGTGGGGCTGATCACACTGATCGGTGTGGTGGCGAAAAACGGCATCCTGATCGTGGAGTTCGCCAACAACCTGCAAATCAACCAGGGCCTGAACAAACGCGATGCGGTGGAGGAGGCCTCGGCCATCCGTCTGCGGCCCATCATCATGACCTCGCTCGCGCTGATCATGGCCATGGTGCCGCTGCTCATTGCTACGGGGCCAGGCGCGGTCAGCCGATTCCATATCGGACTGACCATCGCCACGGGGCTTGGCATCGGCACGATCTTCACGCTGTTCGTGCTGCCGGCGTTCTACCTTCTGCTGGCTCGCGATCACAACGCGAGCACACCGGCGGGGGCCAATGCCTGA
- a CDS encoding ATP-binding cassette domain-containing protein, whose translation MPEPSAEPVTSRDPAVTARGLTRVYGGTTVVDGIDLDIPAGECFALLGPNGAGKTTTLRMLLGLTPPSAGTITVLGEPIPERARAMRERAGIVPQFDNLDPDFSVRENLITYGAYYGARRRRIEARLDELLAFAELTERADDPIQGLSGGMKRRLTLARALVNDPELLALDEPSTGLDPQARQHIWERLHTLRRQGKTLLLTTHYMEEAERLCDRAAIIDHGRIVACDTPRNLIAEHIEPHVVELRGDLALQWLGRLAFAPGDEPTDSQQAAEDEWLKPLTKAGLRIEPVGETVLIYGTDRDALLDKVQALIGPGYLYRPASLEDVFLRLTGRELRD comes from the coding sequence ATGCCTGAGCCAAGCGCTGAGCCGGTAACAAGCCGCGATCCTGCCGTCACCGCCCGGGGCCTCACCCGGGTGTATGGCGGCACGACCGTGGTGGATGGCATTGATCTCGACATCCCCGCGGGGGAGTGTTTTGCCCTGCTCGGCCCCAATGGCGCGGGCAAAACCACCACGCTGCGGATGCTCCTGGGGCTGACGCCGCCGAGCGCGGGCACCATCACGGTCCTGGGCGAACCCATCCCCGAGCGGGCTCGGGCCATGCGCGAGCGCGCGGGCATCGTGCCGCAGTTTGACAACCTCGACCCCGATTTCAGCGTGCGCGAAAACCTGATTACCTACGGGGCGTATTACGGTGCGCGCCGCCGCCGGATCGAGGCCCGGCTGGACGAGCTCCTCGCCTTCGCCGAGCTCACCGAACGCGCGGATGATCCGATACAGGGGCTCTCCGGCGGTATGAAACGCCGCCTTACGCTGGCCCGGGCGCTCGTTAACGACCCGGAACTGCTCGCCCTGGATGAGCCCAGCACCGGCCTCGACCCGCAGGCGCGCCAGCACATCTGGGAGCGGCTCCATACCCTGCGCCGCCAGGGCAAGACCCTGCTGCTAACCACCCACTACATGGAAGAGGCTGAGCGGCTGTGTGACCGGGCGGCCATCATCGACCATGGCCGCATCGTCGCCTGCGATACCCCCCGCAACCTGATCGCCGAGCACATCGAGCCCCATGTCGTTGAGTTACGGGGCGATCTCGCCCTGCAATGGCTCGGGCGTCTCGCCTTCGCCCCAGGCGATGAGCCTACCGACAGCCAACAGGCCGCCGAGGACGAGTGGCTTAAGCCCCTGACCAAGGCCGGTCTGCGCATTGAGCCCGTCGGCGAGACCGTCCTGATCTACGGGACCGACCGTGACGCCCTGCTGGACAAGGTCCAGGCCCTGATCGGCCCGGGTTATCTGTATCGCCCCGCGAGCCTGGAAGACGTCTTCCTGCGCCTGACCGGCCGGGAGCTGCGAGACTGA
- a CDS encoding ABC transporter permease, whose translation MRSEPRLIDHLREPPQLSLRFIAVWLRNLRVWRKLMLPSILGNFGEPLLYLLALGYGLGQFVGEVEDMRYMVFLASGIVCSAAMTGATFEALYSAYTRLTMQQTWAAMLAAPMNVDDVVLGEIAWAATKALINASAIVLVAALLGLVSGPEAILVLPVILLAGLAFAGIAMIVTAISPSYDFFLYYFTLVMTPMLLLSGVFFPLTSLPDAVQIGAQFLPLAHVVMMVRPLMTGGTIDAPILHLGVVIGYIVATYWISAALARRRLIK comes from the coding sequence ATGCGAAGCGAGCCCCGCCTCATCGATCATCTGCGGGAACCGCCGCAGCTCAGCCTGCGTTTTATCGCGGTGTGGCTGCGTAACCTGCGGGTGTGGCGCAAACTCATGCTGCCCTCAATCCTCGGCAACTTTGGCGAGCCCTTGCTCTACCTCCTGGCGCTGGGCTACGGCCTGGGGCAGTTCGTTGGCGAGGTGGAGGACATGCGCTACATGGTCTTCCTTGCCAGCGGCATCGTTTGTTCCGCGGCGATGACCGGCGCCACCTTCGAGGCGCTCTACTCCGCCTATACCCGACTGACCATGCAGCAGACCTGGGCGGCTATGCTCGCCGCGCCCATGAACGTGGATGACGTTGTCCTGGGGGAAATTGCCTGGGCCGCCACCAAGGCGCTCATCAATGCGAGCGCCATTGTGCTGGTCGCCGCTCTGCTGGGGCTGGTCTCCGGGCCAGAGGCGATCCTCGTGCTCCCGGTGATCCTGCTGGCCGGACTCGCCTTCGCCGGTATCGCCATGATCGTCACCGCGATCTCGCCGAGCTATGACTTCTTTTTGTACTACTTCACGCTGGTCATGACGCCGATGCTGCTGCTCTCCGGGGTGTTTTTCCCACTGACGAGCCTGCCAGACGCCGTGCAAATCGGCGCCCAGTTCCTGCCGCTGGCCCATGTCGTGATGATGGTCCGCCCGCTCATGACCGGGGGCACCATCGATGCCCCGATCCTGCATCTTGGCGTGGTGATCGGCTATATCGTGGCGACCTACTGGATCAGTGCCGCCCTCGCCCGCCGGCGGCTCATCAAATGA
- a CDS encoding adenine phosphoribosyltransferase, whose translation MSVGMTDREADLAQVKGLIRDIPDFPKPGILFKDITPLLGDATGFRTAIELMASAVDGPTPEYIVGTESRGFIFGAALAYELGAGFIPVRKPGKLPADVHSAEYELEYGTDALEVHRDALHQGARTLIVDDLLATGGTARATADLLRRLGAEMLGYCFVLELTFLNARQQMTDAPVTALIQY comes from the coding sequence ATGAGTGTTGGCATGACGGATCGCGAGGCGGATCTCGCCCAGGTAAAGGGCCTGATTCGGGATATTCCGGACTTCCCCAAGCCCGGGATTCTCTTCAAGGACATCACGCCATTGCTCGGAGACGCGACGGGGTTTCGTACGGCCATCGAGCTGATGGCGAGCGCAGTGGATGGCCCCACGCCGGAGTACATTGTGGGCACGGAGTCGCGGGGATTTATTTTTGGCGCGGCGCTTGCCTATGAGCTTGGCGCCGGTTTTATTCCCGTGCGCAAGCCGGGCAAGCTCCCGGCGGATGTGCACTCCGCGGAGTATGAGCTTGAATACGGCACGGATGCGCTGGAGGTTCACCGCGATGCCCTGCATCAGGGCGCGCGCACGCTGATTGTTGATGACTTGCTGGCAACTGGTGGGACGGCGCGGGCGACCGCTGATTTGCTGCGCCGCCTGGGCGCGGAAATGCTGGGCTATTGTTTTGTCCTGGAGCTTACCTTCCTGAATGCCCGCCAGCAGATGACCGATGCCCCGGTTACCGCGCTGATTCAGTACTAG
- a CDS encoding FadR/GntR family transcriptional regulator has translation MHHLFTPVSPPETGRLSDAIAEQIERQIVEGRLHAGDALPAERELSRLMAVSRASLREALLKLVSRELLLVRRNAGYTVAKVTAPSLTDPLLRLMDSQPKAVSDVLELRQGVETMSAGLAARRATDKDLAAITEALERMESAQAAGEASEAADWDARLHLAVAEATHNVALVTMMRGLFSVLREHVRRARAAMLISEQGEEHLRVQHRDLVESIVNHDPEGAVQAAETHLRYLREGLGDAREHSAASSDDHAHELGRQDG, from the coding sequence GTGCACCATCTGTTCACCCCCGTTTCTCCGCCTGAGACGGGTCGTTTATCGGATGCGATTGCCGAGCAGATCGAGCGCCAGATTGTGGAAGGCCGGCTGCACGCTGGTGATGCACTGCCTGCGGAGCGTGAGCTGTCCCGTTTGATGGCGGTCTCCCGGGCTTCGTTGCGCGAGGCGCTGCTCAAGCTGGTCTCCCGTGAACTGCTGTTGGTGCGTCGTAACGCTGGCTATACCGTTGCCAAGGTCACCGCGCCCAGTCTCACCGATCCGTTGTTGCGGCTGATGGATAGCCAGCCCAAAGCGGTGTCTGACGTCCTGGAGCTGCGCCAGGGGGTGGAGACGATGAGCGCGGGACTGGCCGCCCGACGGGCCACTGACAAGGACCTGGCCGCAATTACCGAGGCGCTCGAGCGCATGGAGTCGGCGCAGGCCGCGGGTGAGGCGAGTGAGGCCGCGGATTGGGATGCCCGTCTGCACCTGGCGGTAGCCGAAGCCACTCATAACGTCGCGTTGGTCACCATGATGCGGGGTCTGTTCTCGGTGTTGCGTGAGCATGTGCGCCGGGCCCGCGCGGCCATGCTCATCAGCGAACAGGGCGAGGAGCACTTGCGGGTTCAGCACCGCGATCTGGTGGAGTCGATTGTGAACCACGACCCGGAAGGGGCGGTGCAGGCGGCCGAGACCCATTTGCGTTATCTTCGTGAGGGACTGGGTGACGCACGGGAGCATTCGGCGGCGTCATCGGATGATCACGCGCACGAACTCGGGAGACAGGACGGATGA
- a CDS encoding cysteine-rich CWC family protein, with amino-acid sequence MPDHEPKACPRCGGGFECRLGSIHRCQCVDIALSDEMRESIAQRYDDCLCRDCLMALGELEGRPARASEAPSAAPVSARIRQRSADAARARQVRPEDLLRIMQGPRR; translated from the coding sequence ATGCCTGATCACGAGCCGAAGGCCTGTCCGCGCTGCGGGGGCGGTTTTGAGTGCCGCCTGGGCAGCATTCACCGTTGCCAGTGCGTGGATATCGCGCTCAGTGATGAAATGCGTGAGTCGATCGCGCAGCGTTATGACGATTGTTTATGCCGGGATTGCCTGATGGCCCTCGGCGAGCTTGAGGGCCGTCCCGCCCGTGCCTCGGAGGCCCCGTCAGCGGCCCCGGTGTCGGCCCGCATTCGGCAGCGCTCCGCCGACGCGGCGCGGGCACGCCAAGTTCGCCCCGAAGACCTGCTGCGCATCATGCAGGGCCCGCGCCGCTAG
- a CDS encoding DUF1289 domain-containing protein, with protein MSICEVEQGRCIGCGRTETEITEWRDYPEAKRLAIMDRLDEEAAAGGWFASDAFATPVSRSAGKPDA; from the coding sequence GTGAGTATCTGTGAGGTCGAACAGGGTCGTTGCATTGGTTGCGGGCGCACCGAAACGGAAATCACCGAGTGGCGGGATTACCCTGAGGCCAAGCGCCTGGCCATCATGGACCGGTTGGACGAGGAAGCAGCCGCTGGCGGTTGGTTTGCGAGCGATGCGTTCGCCACCCCGGTCAGCCGATCAGCAGGAAAACCGGATGCCTGA
- a CDS encoding CoA-acylating methylmalonate-semialdehyde dehydrogenase, producing MATASQDAAATGQIGHYVNGEAIAGAPGGRSQPIYNPATGAQTHSVALASAEEVDRVIANAAEAQVGWGATPPLRRARVMFRFKELIERNHDRLAECITREHGKTFSDAKGEVIRGLEVVEFACGIPHLIKGEHSPNVGTGVDSHSMQQPVGVCAGITPFNFPVMVPLWMAPVALACGNSFILKPSEKDPSAGMLLAELLKEAGLPDGVFNVVNGDKEAVDVLLTDPRVGAISFVGSTPIAQAIYSTGSAHGKRVQALGGAKNHAVVMPDADMDQTVDALMGAAYGSAGERCMAISVAVPVGEETADRLVAGLKDRLQTLTIGDGLSEPEPEMGPLVTREHRDKVASYLDIGAAEGAELVVDGRQGAVPGGEHANGFFIGGSLFDRVRPGMRVHSEEIFGPVLSVVRAADFEEALSVVNGHEFANGTAIFTRDGDAARTYSERVEAGMVGVNVPIPVPMAFHSFGGWKHSRFGVLHAHGPDAVRFYTQMKTITTRWPKGVRDGGSQFVMPTM from the coding sequence ATGGCCACCGCATCCCAGGACGCCGCTGCCACCGGCCAAATCGGCCATTACGTCAACGGTGAGGCCATTGCCGGCGCGCCGGGCGGGCGCAGTCAACCGATCTATAACCCGGCGACGGGCGCGCAGACCCACTCGGTCGCGCTGGCGTCGGCCGAGGAAGTGGATCGCGTCATTGCGAATGCGGCTGAGGCTCAGGTCGGCTGGGGCGCTACACCGCCGCTGCGCCGGGCGCGGGTCATGTTCCGCTTTAAGGAGCTCATCGAGCGCAACCACGACCGGCTGGCCGAGTGCATCACCCGCGAGCACGGCAAGACGTTCTCGGATGCTAAGGGCGAAGTCATCCGCGGCCTGGAGGTGGTGGAGTTTGCCTGTGGCATCCCGCATCTGATTAAAGGCGAGCACTCACCCAATGTTGGCACTGGCGTGGACAGCCACTCCATGCAGCAGCCCGTGGGCGTGTGCGCTGGCATTACGCCGTTCAACTTCCCGGTGATGGTGCCGTTGTGGATGGCGCCCGTGGCGCTGGCCTGCGGCAATAGCTTCATCCTCAAGCCCTCGGAGAAGGACCCGTCGGCCGGCATGCTGTTGGCGGAATTACTGAAAGAGGCCGGTCTGCCCGATGGTGTGTTCAATGTGGTCAATGGTGACAAGGAGGCGGTCGACGTCCTGCTGACCGACCCGCGGGTTGGCGCCATCAGTTTTGTGGGCTCCACGCCGATCGCGCAGGCCATCTATTCAACCGGCTCGGCCCACGGCAAGCGCGTCCAAGCCCTGGGCGGCGCCAAGAACCACGCCGTGGTCATGCCCGATGCCGATATGGACCAGACCGTGGATGCCCTCATGGGCGCGGCCTATGGCTCGGCGGGCGAGCGCTGCATGGCGATCTCCGTCGCCGTCCCCGTGGGCGAGGAGACCGCGGACCGCCTGGTAGCGGGTCTGAAGGACCGCCTGCAGACCCTGACCATCGGCGATGGCCTCAGCGAGCCCGAGCCTGAAATGGGCCCGCTGGTCACCCGCGAGCACCGCGACAAGGTCGCCAGTTATCTGGACATCGGGGCTGCCGAGGGCGCCGAGCTGGTCGTTGACGGCCGGCAGGGTGCCGTGCCGGGTGGCGAACACGCCAACGGGTTTTTCATTGGTGGCTCCCTGTTCGATCGGGTCCGCCCCGGCATGCGTGTGCACAGCGAAGAGATCTTCGGGCCGGTGCTCAGCGTGGTTCGCGCCGCCGACTTCGAGGAAGCCCTCAGCGTGGTGAACGGCCACGAGTTCGCGAATGGCACCGCGATCTTCACGCGCGACGGCGACGCCGCCCGGACCTACAGCGAGCGCGTTGAAGCGGGCATGGTCGGTGTGAACGTACCGATCCCGGTCCCGATGGCCTTCCACAGCTTCGGTGGCTGGAAGCATTCACGCTTTGGTGTCCTGCACGCGCATGGGCCCGACGCCGTGCGCTTTTACACGCAGATGAAGACCATCACGACGCGCTGGCCCAAAGGCGTTCGCGACGGCGGCAGCCAGTTCGTCATGCCGACGATGTAG
- a CDS encoding HigA family addiction module antitoxin — protein sequence MTGFAPLDGDKRPDAVDQALAPIPPGEVLTDQFMRPRSIRPTLLARAIRVPVNRITEIQCGRRRITAQTALLFARYFSTSPEFWMRLQMEYDLRAARLSRSTRAHLLDISRHVPLPPGHKAKG from the coding sequence ATGACGGGTTTTGCACCACTGGATGGCGATAAACGCCCAGATGCGGTTGATCAGGCGCTTGCCCCTATCCCGCCGGGTGAGGTCCTGACCGATCAGTTCATGCGCCCACGCAGTATTCGCCCAACGCTTCTAGCGCGGGCGATCCGCGTGCCAGTGAATCGGATCACCGAGATTCAGTGTGGGCGGCGGCGCATTACCGCGCAAACGGCGCTGTTATTTGCCCGGTACTTCAGTACGTCCCCCGAGTTCTGGATGCGCTTGCAGATGGAGTATGACCTGAGGGCCGCGCGCCTTAGCCGTTCAACGCGCGCCCACTTACTCGACATCTCGCGCCACGTCCCGCTACCGCCAGGCCACAAGGCCAAGGGCTGA
- a CDS encoding TraR/DksA family transcriptional regulator, whose amino-acid sequence MNPDDIDIPHFRARLLAQRAELENLQDTRTDSAATVELDQTRVGRLSRMDAMQQQAMAQATGERAKRTLTRIESALRRCDEGTYGDCLRCEEPIDVRRLEIDPAATLCIDCAD is encoded by the coding sequence ATGAACCCCGACGACATCGATATTCCGCACTTCCGAGCGCGCCTGCTCGCCCAGCGCGCCGAGCTTGAGAACTTGCAGGACACGCGCACGGATTCCGCAGCAACCGTCGAGCTCGATCAAACCCGGGTGGGTCGCCTGTCGCGGATGGATGCCATGCAGCAACAGGCGATGGCCCAGGCCACCGGCGAGCGCGCGAAGCGCACGCTCACGCGCATTGAGTCCGCCCTCCGGCGCTGCGACGAGGGCACCTACGGCGATTGTCTGCGTTGCGAGGAACCGATCGACGTCCGGCGCCTGGAAATCGACCCCGCCGCTACGCTCTGCATCGACTGCGCCGATTAA